One Ictalurus furcatus strain D&B chromosome 7, Billie_1.0, whole genome shotgun sequence genomic window, ACTATGTGTTAATATTTCAAAGCTATAAACTTCTCATGTCGCCATGAATTATTATGTTGTGGCCATGAGATACCAATTGAATTGCGTAACTTGAGCCCACAGATTAATATTTTGTGGGAACGTCACACTTAATACATGGCCTCCAGTTCATAAATTGGTgtgaatgtgcaaaaaaaaaacaaaaaaaaaactcgattTGCTGTGAGAAATCAAATGATTATATATACCTCTCTCATTTCAAAAATGATTTCATGGCCAAGAAATAGATCTCGAGAAACTCAACTCATGGCCGCAAGAATATTATCTCATGGCCTCAATATACTCATATGTGATCACACCGGACTTCAAAATAACCatttcacacaccagtggtagcagaggtGCCatcttgccatcaggagcaacttggggttcagtgtcttgcccaaggacacttcggtatgtggagtcacatgggttaggaatcgaaccgccaaccctacaattagtggacaacccactctaccaactgagccacagccaccctgtTTTCtatatattagatattagatGTTAATGTTATCACAGAGCTATAATGTTCGTCCTTGTTGCTGTAGTTCCTGATCTGCATGTTAACTACAGTTTGAAAATGTCCACTCAACTAAGATTCCCCAGAACTCTTAATGTTCTCTCACTGGTCTCAAAGGTGTAGACTGCCCACTAGTGTCCAAAATACTTTATTGCACACTGGCGATACCAGACAATGTCTTTTGAGTGCATTAATCAAAAGCCCTTAACTCTAGCTTCTTTGCTTCTTTCCAGAACTGCATAAGCAAACAGTTTACAAGGCATGTATATCAACGACGCACACTTTCACAAGCTTGCAAGCACTTGCAcccataaatataaatgggatGTCACAGCAGCATATTGCACTTGCTGTAAATGTAACACCTTTGCATTTCCATTTATGAATTCATACAAAGAAGAAtcaaacaatataataatacattttatatttatatagcacctttatCAAACTCAAGGTCATTAACTAATTCACTTCACTGACTTCTAGTCCTAAAATTGAGTAGGCGactgctgttattttttttttacacttatttCTTCTTTATCTTGTAACCATCACAGTTGAAAATGCTTATGAATGTTCATAACTAACGGATGATCTGAATGATCGTCTACTACTCTACTACTTCACTCTACAACTTTTCATCAAAGTAAAAAATACTTGATGGGTTTCACAGACGCTcaaataataagacaaaaatggctgaaaaataataaaatgtagtgATAAGATATatattgcacctttaatttcattattaccAATTaatcctctctctgtttctctgtctcaggTATCTCCATGCCTATTCCCGTGATTGGCCTCCGCAACACAGATAAAGTTTTTGTTGATGGAAGCTGCATGCTGAACGAGGAGCGTTTTGTGCTGGTCGGCTCCTTCGTGGCCTTCTTCATCCCTCTTGTCATTATGGTGGTCACATACTGCTTAACTGTCCAGGCCCTTCAGCGTCAAGCCTCTGTCTTCCTCTGTGAAGCTAAAGCCTCTTCCCAGCAGCCCTTGCAGCCGGCAGCCTCGTCCTCATCTCAGCTGGCTCCGCCCCCTGTGCCCTCCCGTCGTAGCAGCCTGAACTGTCTGCGGTTTGGAAACTCACTGAGTCCAGCGACACCCGACAGCATCTCCATGGCGGCTGGGTCAGAGGCGCCGTCTCAGCTTAGCTCTCCGGCTGTATCCCACGGCCGCCGTGGCATGATGCAGGCCATCAAAAACGAGCGGCGAGCATCCAAGGTCCTGGGCGTAGtattcttcctcttcctgctcATGTGGTGCCCATTTTTCATCACCAACGTGCTGTTTGTGCTGTGTCGTGGTGCATGCAATGAGCCCCTGCTCTCCGACCTGCTCAAcgtgtttgtgtgggtgggCTACATCTCGTCGGGTGTGAACCCTCTAGTATACACTCTCTTCAATAAGACCTACAGGCGTGCCTTCTCCAACTACATGCGCTGCCAGTATAGCGGAGTCCGGCTCAAGCCTGCGGCCATCCATGTACCATGCCCTTCACAAGCCGCTGTCACGCCGCTTCTAATTTGCGTAGATGTTGACCGGAACAGTAACTGCCGCAATGGAGACGGCAACGCGCTTCAGAAGCTAGAGCTACCTGACATTGACACTCATATTGGGATAGAGCTACAAACTAGAGTGTCAGCGCTATCCGTCAACAGCTGCCATAATCTGGCAGAACACACCAGCAGTGTTTGATTCACTATGGCTGAGCCATCTGCTGTAGCATGGCCACCAGGATCATCTATGTGTGTCTGAAAAAACTCCTTTTTACTCAAGGAAAGCGCCACCCCAATGGAACCCACACCAGCACTGGGGCTGGCTATCACCAAACTGTAGAATGTATGCTGGCAGAGCACGGGGGGATGATTTATTTCATCAGGGACTAAACCTGGTTCACATGCATTAGGACAATCCAGGACACTCTGCACTGTGTGGGAATTGAAtctgaagtttaaaaaaaaaaaatctataatatgATGATGTGTTTGAACAGGTTCAGATATCTGAATGCCATAATGTGTTGCATGGCTTAATCTAGTTTTtcaataaaacaatacacaacagtgtgaatAAGCAACAAGGCTTCCAAACAGAGAGCTCTAGCTCCCTCATGTGGTTCTTTACAAAAATTCAAGATGGCTTTTGAGATGCGAGAGAAAGGAGGCTGACCTACATTCACCACCAAAAACTGTCAGGCATTAAATTATCTACAACAAGCACATCAAAGCTTTGAATAAATGACGTTTCCATTGCATATGTTTGTTTCAATATACCTTTCAATCATTGGTAGGTAACAGCCTAAGTCTATCTATGCATAATAATCAATGCATTTTGGAATGGCAGGATCtggaatgttttatttcatctaACCTGACAGATTGGAAGAGAAAAGCCTAAAGAAGTCCTCCGATCATCTCATAACCACAAACCCACCTGTAATTGCGCATCCTTGGCAAATTTCTAATCAAAGCATGCAGTGTTTTGGCTAGCTAAGGTATGGCACCAGAGCTATGCTTTAAATCATGACGTTGAGACGTGGTTAGATTTACGTAGAAAATGTTGCAACGTCATAAGTCAAAGAAATGTTACTCTCCCAAAAGCTACTTTCTCAATCAATGCCACAACTGTTGGAGAATTTTCTCTTGAATGTAAATGTCCGTTATCTAGTGGTGTTGCGATGAAGTCCGAACACACAAGAGAACTACACAGAATGCATGAAAAGCCACATCTCAAACAGCAAAACCTAATCTGTCAGATCCAAACCTTATGTTCAGAGGAGCTATAGTTGTGAGTTGTTGtgtaaaatgctgtaaatgcttGTTGTTTTGTGAGTGTGTAGAATTTTAGTACTCGGTAATATATTAAAGGCAATTCATTCAGACTGCCATTTTATACCAAAACCTGTGAATGCTTGTTCAAATCACTTCTCCTGTTTCAATCATTTACACATGACCTTTTTGTGATGctgctatttatttaataaacttcCATTATCATTCGTGTCAGTGTTTTTGCTCTATGACAGTATGtcgttaaaggaaaactccaccctgaaggACTTGCAATATGTATCATCAATATGTGTAGAATTGTGCAAAAGacttattttataataaacgTTTACAATTTTGGTTGAAACTtctttcatcatcatttctaTTTTCGTGTCATTCTATTTGGACTTTTTTCACATTACTTATAACGGACATCGATTGCCTACTAGTGCCGGTGATGCaagacagtgatgcagcagtgctttaatcCTTTAGTCTGTGCAGCTCGATCATCTATACACTGGTCAAACAGATCAGGTTTCAGGCTTCAACATTCAGGATAACAgcaccatcaacaccatcatgcTTGTCACCTAGTatggggttcccaaacttttccagggcaaggccccccaaatggcattaacatttgaccgaggccccccttttgtaagatgtctttaaaacatattaaaaatacagatttctgaatatatccccccttttttttattaataattacatattacatctttacattacattacattaggaattgattgtgtgtgtgtgtgtgtgtgtgtggttgtctgagagtgagaaagagaaaacatactagtgggaggctTGGTGGCTCcaaccaaattgttgaggccccctgggcgccccctggcggcccccacttatATAGCGGCGTTGCATTACTGTCTTGCAGTACACTGATGTTCCATTCCGCCAGTGCGTAggaaatcgacttatcggacattttcgatcagtataaacaaatatattattttactgttataagatgagtcaggacactgttgggtttctgtgtgtagagtatcatgactctgtgtttagctgctggtgagaagggtgatgggaaattgggaggggtgtgagcctcatgctggacaaacaattcATACCTCTCAtcaataacattggtacagagataaaacagacagcactaaagcttttttgatagtacaACACTgcatacaactgccacaataatattataacatttaaacctcgAAGTCTAGGTAAAAAAGAAATACgtagtgtctactttcatatgtgAGGAATAATTGATGATggttgtgcattattttctaataattcaacagacCAGACTCAAGCCAtagttcagatgttttatttcaagacatttgtccGCCTCGCCTTGTGGCCTCATTGCCACGTCAGGTgctcattatttttctaataattcagaAGTCCGATGTCaattattacttacttatttctggaaaatcgatattgtctgtcattttgtttgttgctaGCTCTGTGTGCTGTGATGGACAGTGGGCTAAGTTTTCCATTATTTCAGAAGTGAAACTTGgtgaagtgatatggaactgtaatgcggttTAGacttgactggaactactttagctgtaCATTTACTgaattgcacacctcagaacatctgtcagccaaccagaatcgagaattcaacagcgcagTGGTATAAGAGCCATTAACCACTGCTGTGAAGTGTGATATCACAAATAAGTTCAGTGCTGAACACAGGCACCCTCAAAACAGGTGGAAATACCATTTTTTGCCTtctggtaaaaataaaaaatagaaaaaaagagttAACATGATATTGAACATCGCTCTTgcgctcttttttttcttttttttttggagctaaGAACAAAACCTGATGATCACCCATGTTTGAGatacttaaatttttttctcCAGTTAAACATTACACGCAATGTCCTCCTGCACCATCAGAGCAGCACATAACTACTAACTTCCCACAGGAACTaaagcaccaaccaacaaattactacgcatattacatatttaaataaaaaaaatatttattgtgtttCGTGGTGGAGGTTTCCTTTATTGAGATGATGAGCAGATGAAAACAATACACTGTGCAAACTGTGGAGCTCCATGTGTGGCTTTGAGTCATTGCTCTAGGCATACAACAATTGAGTGAAATGAAATTAATGTTTGCTTAGCTTCCTGAATTCACTTAAAATAAGCACGCCTGCTGTTCTcacttattgttttatttgccCCATTACAGGTCATTTTAGTTGAGGACTTGGTTAATAGCTACAGTTAAGTGCAAATTTTTCACTCAGTTGACAAGTACGAGTTACCTCTTTAAGGTGTCGATTGATGGTCGCcatacaaatacacattttGTTACTTACGAAGGAACATTTCACATTACATATCTTGTTTGTTTCCTCATTTCAAAGTAGGACTAAGAGAATAGCAGTAGGTGCAATGGGGTGATGCTAAAAGTGCAGTCACCAAGGGTTAATATTTTTCTAACATAAGGTTTTTTATATATTCTATGCACCTCCTGAAGGGTAGAGATAATCCAGGCTCAGTATTAGGCATTAGGCTGTAGCTAGAGCATAATACAATCTAGTATTATAGCATAAGTTATAGCTCAGTCATATATTGCACAAACGAACACCCTGCTAATCCTTCACCAAAAAgctgactgaaaaaaaacaaaaacaatcctaAATCCTTAAATCAAATTAAAGCATCATCATGGGGCTGCGTTTCAGTGGTACAGCATGCAGCCTTACCACCTCACGGCTCCACAGACCCAGGTTCGATCCTGTGCtgaggttactgtctgtgcagattTTCACATATTCTCCAAGTGCCTATGTGGatttcctccatgttctccagtttcctcctgcctcccaaaaacatgctggtaacTACACTGGTGACTGTACATTGGCCCCTGCAGTGTATCAGcttcctatccagggtgtatttccaccTTATGCCCAGTGCTCCcaagatccactgcaaccctggtCACCAGTTAATGAAGGTGAGTGAATGaaagtatgaatgaatgaaggaatgaataaatgttggGGGTCAGCTATGTTATCCCTTATATCTGCTCCAACCATATCTGGTATTGCAACAACTACAGCTCTTGTTAGAGATAATGATCTCTGCTTTTGGTTTCTTCTCccccctccatttcttcttcttattctacTTATaataccaaacaaacaaacaaacaaacaagcaaataataataataacaataataataatagtagtagtagtagtagtagtagtagttgttgttgttgttattattataattataataattggcaccctgtccagggtgtaccccgccttgtgcccgatgctccctgggataggctccaggtttccccgtgaccctgaaaaggattaagcggtatagaagatggatggatggataataataataatgattatt contains:
- the htr2cl1 gene encoding 5-hydroxytryptamine (serotonin) receptor 2C, G protein-coupled-like 1; its protein translation is MGALAGPLMGGFSSTTASLDISGWVTWPGNTTISLNQSLFWTDPSANLSSASSSSQGIAKEVIKEKNWPALLILIIILLTIGGNILVIMAVSLEKKLQNATNFFLRSLAVADMLVGILVMPISLINILYDYVWPLPEALCPIWIYLDVLFSTASIMHLCAISLDRYVAICNPIQHSRFNSRTKAMLKIAAVWTISIGISMPIPVIGLRNTDKVFVDGSCMLNEERFVLVGSFVAFFIPLVIMVVTYCLTVQALQRQASVFLCEAKASSQQPLQPAASSSSQLAPPPVPSRRSSLNCLRFGNSLSPATPDSISMAAGSEAPSQLSSPAVSHGRRGMMQAIKNERRASKVLGVVFFLFLLMWCPFFITNVLFVLCRGACNEPLLSDLLNVFVWVGYISSGVNPLVYTLFNKTYRRAFSNYMRCQYSGVRLKPAAIHVPCPSQAAVTPLLICVDVDRNSNCRNGDGNALQKLELPDIDTHIGIELQTRVSALSVNSCHNLAEHTSSV